GCGATCGTGGTTGCGGGCGTCGGGATGTGGCTGCTGGGATTGTTCGTCGTGGTGCGCTTCACCGAGCACGGCTTCACGCCTACCCGAGAGCATCGCTGGCAGGAGGCGGTGTCGATCTTCAGGCGCGGGGCCGAACTCGCGCGCCGCGATGACCAGATCATGGTCGTCTTCGCCGCGACGATCCTCGTGAACGGTGCCGCGGACGCATTCGGGCGTTTGTTCCCGAAGCGGCTCCTCGAGCTCGGTTTCCCCGAAGCGCCCGCGCCGATCGTCTGGCTCACGGCACTCGGACTGGTCACCCTGATGGTCGGTGCCCTTGCACTCCGCATCGTCGAGGCGCGCATCGATGGCGTGGGTGTCGCACGCCGTGTCTACGCCGCGGCCTGTTTCGTGGGCGCGCTCGGCCTGGCCATGCTCGCCCTCGCGCCCGGCGATGCCACCGGCATGGCGGGGGTGGTGCTCGTCAGCGGTATCGCATGGACCGTGACCCGTTGCGTGAGCATCATCTGGGTCAACCGGCGCACCACCAGCGACGTGCGCGCCACCGTGCAGTCCTTTCTCTCCCAGGCCGAGTACATGGGGGAGATCCTCTTCGGGTTCATGCTCGGTCTTCTTGCCCAGGCCACCAGCATCTCTCTCGCCATGCTGGCCTCGTGCGCACTCGTCGTCAGTGCCGGCCTGTGGGTGATTCGCTCGCGTCCCGACTGATTCGAGGCAATGCAACGAAGCGCCCGACCCATGGGCCCGCTTCGCTTCTACCTCAGCTTCGCAAGAACCGTGTCGGCGAAGAGCTTCGCCGGTTCGCGGGTATCCCGGCCGAAGAACTCGATCACGAACATCGTGCAGCCAAGGGCGCGGTGGCGCTCGATGCCGTCGATCACCCGCGCGGGATCTCCCCAGATGCCGTGGGCTTCGAGGCTCGCGCCCATGTGGCCGCCGTAGACCTTGTGCGCCTTGCCCAGCTGTTCCTTCGCAGTCGCCTCGTCGGGCGCTATGACGATCGTGCACTGTTGGGCGATCGTGATCTCCGCCGGATCCCGGCCTATCTCCGCACATCGCGCTCGGAGCGCTCCCACCTTGTGTTCGAGCTGTCCCTGGAAGACGGCCATGTTGTTCCAGATGTCGGCCTCGCGCGCGGCGATTCCCATCAGGATCTTCTCGCCGCTGCCTCCAATCAGGATCGCCGGCTTCTCTTCGGGCTTGGGCTCGAGCACACAATCCTTCACCTGGAAGTGCTGACCTTCGAACGTCGTGCGTTCTTCGGTCCACAGGGATTTCATGATCTGTGTCATCTCGTCGAGGGCTCGCAACCGCTCGCCGGTCTTCGGGAACCTGGCGCCGTAGCCTTCGAACTCCGCCTCGAACCAGCCGCCACCCAGCCCGGCGATGATCCGACCTCCCCCGGCGATCTGATCGATGGTCGCAATCTGCTTGGCCAACACGGCCGGGTTCCTGAAGAACGGTGGTGTGACCAGGCTGCCGAGTTTCACCTTCCGCGTGACCGCGGCAACAGCGGCCAGCAGGCTCCAGGCTTCGAGGATCGGAAGCTGGGGCATGGGGACGCCGTAGAGGTGATCGCAGACCCAGACGGAATCAAAGCCGAGTTCGTCGAAGCTCTCGGCAGCGGCTCGGGCTTCTTCCCAGCTGCGCTTGATCTGGGGAAGAGTGACGCCGAAGTGAAGCGAACGGTCCATGGAAGCGCAGGGTAGGGCGACAACTCCCCGCCAGCCAATGCTCAATCCCGGCCCCAGGCTGGCCGATAGAGCTGCCCATGCCGAGCCCTACGTCCGCGACCGAACCGCGTGCCCCGATCAGCCTGGAGGAGCTCCTCGAACAGCTCCAGTCCGCCGATCGCATCACCGCCGAACAGGCGCAGGACGTAGCGGCGCGGGAGCGCACGTTGCACAGCCAGGTGTTGAAGGAACGCTTCGGCTCCGTGCGCTCCCAGGCGGCATTGCGCTACGACGTGGCTCCGGCCGAAATCCTGACTGCGGCTCGTATTCCCGATCGCAAGGATCCCGGCAAGCGCCATTCCGAGGATACGGTTGCCGAGTTCATCGCAGAGCAGGCGGGCCTCGGCTCCGTGAAGATCTCGCCGCTCGAAGTCGATGCCAAGCTCGTCACGAAGACCTTCTCGCGTCCCTTCGCACGGCGCCACGCGGTCATCCCGCTGGCGGAGACAGCGGAGGGCGGCTTGCGCCTGGCCATCACGGATCCCCACGACAGTGTGCTCCGCGAAGATCTGGCCCAGCAGCTCCGTGTGCCGCTCGAGCTGGTCGTCTGCTCGAAGCGCGACATCCTCGGAATCATCGACCGGGTGTACGGCTTCCAGGCCAGTGTTTCCGGCGCGGAAGAGAGCCTGGGAGAAGGTGGCTTCGGCGCGGGCCTCGCTCCCTTCCTGGAGCTTCGCTCGAACGAAGAGCTGGCGGCCGCCGGCGACGAGCATGTGGTTACGGCGGTCGATTATCTCCTGAACTACGCGTTCGAGCAGCGCGCTTCGGATATCCATCTCGAACCGAGAGAATTCGACGCCGTCATTCGCTTTCGCATCGATGGCATCCTGCATGAGATCGAACGCTTGCCGATGAACGTCCACTGTGCGGTCGTTTCCCGCATCAAGGTGCTGGCGTATATGGACATCGCCGAGCGGCGGCGCCCCCAGGATGGTCGGATCAAGACCTTCCGAGCCGAGCGCGAGGTGGAGCTGCGCGTTTCGAGCCTGCTCTCGGCCTTCGGTGAGAAGGTCGTCATTCGCGTCTTCGATCCAGACGTGCTGATGACGGATCTCCAGCAGTTGGGTTTTGGCCGGGACGATCGCGAGAGCTACGAGCGTTGGATCACGTCGCCGAGCGGGCTGATTCTGGTCACCGGCCCGACGGGTTCCGGAAAGACGACGACGCTCTATTCGACGCTGCGCTATCTCGCCGGGCCCGAGATCAACATCACGACGGTCGAGGATCCGATCGAGATGGTGGATCCACGTTTCTGCCAGGTGCAGGTGCAACGTCAGGCAGACGTTACGTTCGCCAATGCCCTGCGATCGATCCTCCGGCAGGATCCTGACATCATCATGGTCGGTGAGATCCGCGATACGGAGACCGCGAACATGGCCGTGCAGGCAGCGCTCACCGGTCACCTCGTGTTCTCTACCGTTCATACCCGCGACGCGGCGGGCGCGGTTACCCGCCTGGTCGAGCTCGGCGTCGAGCGATTCCTCCTCTCGAGTGTGTTGAGAGGCGTGGTGGCCCAGCGCCTCGTGCGTTCCATCTGTCCGCATTGCGGTGTCGAGGGTTTCCTCTCTTCGAACCAGGTAGACGCGCTCGGCTTGAAGGTCCCGTTGGAGCGAAGAGAACAGCTGCGAGTGCAATGGGGCGAGGGCTGCGTAGACTGCCGTCAGACCGGCCTGTACGGACGAAGTGGTGTCTTCGAGATGCTCGATGTGGGTCGTCGTGTGCGCGGCTTGATCAATGAGGGCGCAGACGCCAATGAGATCACCCGCGCCGCCCGGGTGGAAGGCATGCAGAGCCTGCGGGAGGCGGCGATCCAGAAGCTCGCAGCCGGCGACACGCCCTTCGAAGAGGTCGTGCGGTTGACGGCGGATTCCGAATGATCTCGCCCATCGAGCAGGAGCTGAGCCTCCAGCTACGAGCCGGTTTTCGATTGATCGCTCTCGAGGCCCTGGAGGAAGAGCGCGCCCTGCGCGTGCTCGAGCGCTGCGCGCGACGGGCCGAGCGGGAGCTTCATACATGGTCTCTGGCGACGGGCTTCGGTGGAGATGGCAGTGGCGCCGGGAGCCTCGATGCCGCCATTCGGGCATTCGAAGCTCGTGAGGCACCCGCGATCTTCGTGATCGTCGATGCCCATGCCGTCCTGGGCGATCCGGTCGGCGTCCGACGTCTTCGCGATGTCCTCCCGCGCCTGGCCGAGCGGCGGCAAATCGTCGTGCTCCTCGCGCCCCTCCTTGATCTGCCGGTCGAACTCGAGCGGGAAGCGGCCCGGCTGTCGCTTCCACTGCCCGGGGCGGACGAACTGCGCAAGATGTTCGAGCGCGTGGTGGCCAACGTCCCGAATGCAGAGGCGGATTCGTCTCTGCTCGACGATTGCGTGCGGGCCGCTCTCGGCCTGACCTCAGGCGAAGCCGTGCGGGCTTTCCGAAAGGCCTGGTTGGCAACGGGCTCGCTTTCGCAGGACGCGGTCGCGGCATTGGCAGGAGAGAAACGCAAGGCGCTTCATCGCATCCCCGCGTTGACCTTCCACGATGGACCCGCGGATCTGGCGAGTGTCGGAGGGCTCGGCGAGCTCAAGAGCTGGCTACGCGAGCGCCGCCGCGCCTTCGGCCAGGAGGCCCGAGATTTCGGCCTGCCCTCCCCGCGAGGCTTGTTGCTGCTGGGAGTCCAGGGTTGCGGGAAGTCGCTTTGTGCCAAATCCGTTGCGGCCGAATGGCGCTTCCCGTTGTTACGCCTCGACCTCGCGGCTGCCTTCTCCGATCCTGCCCGAAGCCCCGAGCTCACCATTCGCGAAGCCACGGCGGTGGCTGAATCCCTGGCGCCCGTCGTCATCTGGATCGATGAAATCGAGAAGGGCTTTGCCGTCAGTGATCGCGACCCGGGGGCGTCCCGCGTGTTCGGCACCTTCTTGACCTGGCTCGCCGAAAAACAGGCACCGGTTTT
The bacterium genome window above contains:
- a CDS encoding MFS transporter; amino-acid sequence: MSVPTKDVAAVYLRWVFLRAIFHRGWWLVTSLYLVAVADLSALQLVLLGTAQNFTALALEVPTGVVADTLSRKASIVIAHVLMGAGMLATGLVTAFPALVVTQMVWGLAWTFSSGADVAWLNDELDQPGRIAGVLTASARREQFGAAAGLVGFGALAWATALSTAIVVAGVGMWLLGLFVVVRFTEHGFTPTREHRWQEAVSIFRRGAELARRDDQIMVVFAATILVNGAADAFGRLFPKRLLELGFPEAPAPIVWLTALGLVTLMVGALALRIVEARIDGVGVARRVYAAACFVGALGLAMLALAPGDATGMAGVVLVSGIAWTVTRCVSIIWVNRRTTSDVRATVQSFLSQAEYMGEILFGFMLGLLAQATSISLAMLASCALVVSAGLWVIRSRPD
- a CDS encoding LLM class flavin-dependent oxidoreductase produces the protein MDRSLHFGVTLPQIKRSWEEARAAAESFDELGFDSVWVCDHLYGVPMPQLPILEAWSLLAAVAAVTRKVKLGSLVTPPFFRNPAVLAKQIATIDQIAGGGRIIAGLGGGWFEAEFEGYGARFPKTGERLRALDEMTQIMKSLWTEERTTFEGQHFQVKDCVLEPKPEEKPAILIGGSGEKILMGIAAREADIWNNMAVFQGQLEHKVGALRARCAEIGRDPAEITIAQQCTIVIAPDEATAKEQLGKAHKVYGGHMGASLEAHGIWGDPARVIDGIERHRALGCTMFVIEFFGRDTREPAKLFADTVLAKLR
- a CDS encoding type II/IV secretion system protein, whose product is MPSPTSATEPRAPISLEELLEQLQSADRITAEQAQDVAARERTLHSQVLKERFGSVRSQAALRYDVAPAEILTAARIPDRKDPGKRHSEDTVAEFIAEQAGLGSVKISPLEVDAKLVTKTFSRPFARRHAVIPLAETAEGGLRLAITDPHDSVLREDLAQQLRVPLELVVCSKRDILGIIDRVYGFQASVSGAEESLGEGGFGAGLAPFLELRSNEELAAAGDEHVVTAVDYLLNYAFEQRASDIHLEPREFDAVIRFRIDGILHEIERLPMNVHCAVVSRIKVLAYMDIAERRRPQDGRIKTFRAEREVELRVSSLLSAFGEKVVIRVFDPDVLMTDLQQLGFGRDDRESYERWITSPSGLILVTGPTGSGKTTTLYSTLRYLAGPEINITTVEDPIEMVDPRFCQVQVQRQADVTFANALRSILRQDPDIIMVGEIRDTETANMAVQAALTGHLVFSTVHTRDAAGAVTRLVELGVERFLLSSVLRGVVAQRLVRSICPHCGVEGFLSSNQVDALGLKVPLERREQLRVQWGEGCVDCRQTGLYGRSGVFEMLDVGRRVRGLINEGADANEITRAARVEGMQSLREAAIQKLAAGDTPFEEVVRLTADSE
- a CDS encoding AAA family ATPase, whose protein sequence is MISPIEQELSLQLRAGFRLIALEALEEERALRVLERCARRAERELHTWSLATGFGGDGSGAGSLDAAIRAFEAREAPAIFVIVDAHAVLGDPVGVRRLRDVLPRLAERRQIVVLLAPLLDLPVELEREAARLSLPLPGADELRKMFERVVANVPNAEADSSLLDDCVRAALGLTSGEAVRAFRKAWLATGSLSQDAVAALAGEKRKALHRIPALTFHDGPADLASVGGLGELKSWLRERRRAFGQEARDFGLPSPRGLLLLGVQGCGKSLCAKSVAAEWRFPLLRLDLAAAFSDPARSPELTIREATAVAESLAPVVIWIDEIEKGFAVSDRDPGASRVFGTFLTWLAEKQAPVFVVATANDVAALPPELLRRGRFDDLFFVDLPTEDERAEILAIHLAKRGRDPKQYPLGELAGRALHLSGAELEQVVAAALYTAFAEGRELQDTDLGEAIQDTVPLYETYEERIKELRNWARHRARPATLDGKAVSWFQE